The genomic stretch AGGCGGTGTGGTTCTGGGTGAGCATGGTGGGCACGGGATCCCATTTGGCGCTGAACTCGAAGAGGCTGAACCAGTCCTGGTCCTCGGGCACGGAGCGGCCGGTGATCGGGCCCAGGTCGATGTCGGAGAACTCGTAGACCAACGGGTCGGTGATGAGCTGGAAGTCGGTGAAAGCCACGCACTGGCCGAAGTCCAGCTTGGTGCGCCAGGCGGGATCCAGGCCGTCGCCGTCGAAGACCGCGTCGCAGATGTCCGTGCCGCACGCGGCCAGGGCCACGTCGTAGCTGTCCGTGGCGCTGCACATGGCGAACATGAAGCCGCCGTTCTCCATGAAGGCGCGGATGGCCAGGCTGACGGCCAGTTTCTCCTGGCTGACCTTGGCGTAGCCCAGCCGGTGGGCCAGGGCCTCGAACTCGGCCTGCTGGCGCACGTACCACTCGGCGCCGTGATACTGGGCGTAGAACTTGCCGTACTGGCCGGAGAAGTCCTCGTGGTGCAGGTGCAGCCAGTCGTAGTCGCCCAGCTTGCCGGCCAGCACCTCCTCGTCCCAGATCGTCTCGAACTCGATCTCGGCGTACTCCAGCGCCATGGTCACCGCGTCGTCCCAGGGCGGGCTGTCCGGCGGCGCGTAGATGGCCACCTTGGGCGCCTTCTCCAGCAGGATGCGGTCCATGTTCTCCTGCTCGATGGTGGCGTAGATCGCCGCCGTCTCGGCGCCGCCCGCGCTCTCCCAGGTCACGCCCGTCAGCGCCAGGCGCTCCTCGAGGGCCGGGAACTCGTCCATCAGAAAGGAGCCGCCGCGGTAGTTCAGCAGCCACTCCACGTCCACGCCCTGCTTGAGTGTCCACCAGGCCACGCCGTAGGCCTTCAGGTGGTCGCGCTGGCCGGGATCCATCGGGATGAGGAGTTTGGCCGCGACGGGGGCGGCCAGCAGCAGGCTTAGGCTCACTATTGACAGCAGGCAGGCGCCGCGGCGCAGGGTTCTGGTCGTGCTCATGGGTTGATCCGCCTTTCAGGGTCAGCGGGGACGCTCGTCCCGGGGCTCATCCGCGGCAGCCGGTTTGTCCGTGGACGCCGGCGTGGCCGGAGGCGGCGCGTCCGCCGGCTCCCACTCCCGCAGCCGTCGGCGCACGGCGTCCTGGAGCAGGCTGCCCGGCCAGGTCTCCAGCAGGCTCAGGGCCTGTCGGCGCAGTTCCTCGCGGGGCTGGCCTTCGCGCTCGGCGGCCAGCAGAT from Candidatus Delongbacteria bacterium encodes the following:
- a CDS encoding asparagine synthetase B, with product MDPGQRDHLKAYGVAWWTLKQGVDVEWLLNYRGGSFLMDEFPALEERLALTGVTWESAGGAETAAIYATIEQENMDRILLEKAPKVAIYAPPDSPPWDDAVTMALEYAEIEFETIWDEEVLAGKLGDYDWLHLHHEDFSGQYGKFYAQYHGAEWYVRQQAEFEALAHRLGYAKVSQEKLAVSLAIRAFMENGGFMFAMCSATDSYDVALAACGTDICDAVFDGDGLDPAWRTKLDFGQCVAFTDFQLITDPLVYEFSDIDLGPITGRSVPEDQDWFSLFEFSAKWDPVPTMLTQNHTAWVRGFMGQTTAFRRDRLKAHVLVLGEIEGSNEVRYIHGNVGKGTFTFYGGHDPEDYRHMVGDPETQLSLHRNSPGYRLILNNVLFPAAKKKKQKT